One window of Myxococcus virescens genomic DNA carries:
- a CDS encoding FG-GAP-like repeat-containing protein — MFFYSRFWDGWFAAARMEWSVRRIVGVWSCLAALATGSLGCGEGAQELASSEADETVRVPTWEEFLASSYFAPSRGVYIANGDEVFRSQEELRSYYDAHVEASAHGVTRSPLAVRISGGQRSVWSAAQKRHLTYCVDSASLGVHYAQVVHDLGLAMRKWEAAADVKFVHLSQYDGDCGPTQENVVFDVFMNKEPIDFCEEHPVACWIPVEPGGPALPSGYSRVVAMAFYPDFERSDRRVELNRRYVIYDYALVAKVLTHEVGHILGFPHEHLRISSSNPDCSESELWEGLTAYDSESVMNYPQCGGLSTYSRLSLLDRIGARSVYGPSQVPGADFNGDAYADIFRYDTGTGQVETRYGNAGTGDLLFSASSQKTWIANLKMIPGDFNGDGNTDIFRYNTSTGEVEIRYGRPEMDEFLFSALSQVTWIPGLELIPGDFNGDGFTDIFRYRPSTGEVEIRYGSAIMTELLFSPSSQQTWVGNLKMIPGDFNGDGYTDIFRYYMPTGEVEIRYGNSGMGALSFSATSQETWVSNLNLVAGDFNGDGYTDIFLV; from the coding sequence TTGTTCTTCTATTCCAGGTTTTGGGACGGCTGGTTCGCTGCTGCGCGAATGGAGTGGTCTGTGAGACGAATCGTAGGTGTTTGGTCATGTTTGGCGGCGCTGGCGACGGGTTCCTTGGGCTGTGGTGAGGGGGCACAGGAACTGGCCTCGAGTGAAGCGGACGAGACCGTGAGGGTTCCGACGTGGGAGGAGTTTCTTGCGTCCTCTTATTTCGCTCCTTCACGTGGCGTCTATATCGCGAATGGCGATGAAGTTTTCAGGAGCCAGGAGGAACTCCGGAGCTATTACGATGCTCACGTTGAAGCATCGGCTCACGGAGTCACGCGCAGCCCGCTAGCTGTTCGTATCTCTGGTGGGCAGCGAAGTGTTTGGAGTGCAGCTCAGAAGCGCCACTTGACCTACTGCGTGGACAGTGCGTCGTTGGGAGTCCACTACGCTCAGGTGGTTCATGACCTGGGGCTTGCGATGCGCAAGTGGGAGGCTGCTGCTGATGTGAAGTTCGTTCACCTGAGTCAGTATGATGGGGATTGTGGGCCGACGCAGGAGAATGTTGTTTTTGATGTGTTCATGAATAAGGAGCCCATTGATTTTTGCGAGGAGCATCCGGTCGCGTGCTGGATTCCCGTGGAACCAGGCGGACCTGCTCTTCCGTCTGGTTACTCCAGGGTCGTGGCAATGGCGTTTTACCCGGACTTTGAGCGGTCTGATCGGCGCGTCGAGTTGAATAGGCGCTATGTGATCTATGATTATGCTCTCGTCGCTAAGGTACTTACGCACGAGGTGGGGCATATTCTTGGTTTTCCACACGAGCATCTTCGCATTTCTTCTTCGAATCCGGATTGTTCTGAGAGTGAGCTCTGGGAGGGTTTGACTGCGTATGATTCGGAGTCGGTGATGAACTATCCGCAATGTGGCGGTTTGTCGACCTACTCCCGCCTTTCATTGCTCGACCGAATCGGCGCCCGCAGTGTTTACGGACCTTCCCAGGTGCCTGGTGCGGATTTCAATGGTGACGCCTACGCAGACATCTTCCGATACGATACCGGTACCGGTCAGGTGGAAACTCGGTACGGCAATGCTGGTACGGGGGACCTCCTTTTCAGTGCCTCGTCCCAGAAGACATGGATTGCAAATCTGAAGATGATCCCCGGCGACTTCAACGGAGATGGCAACACGGACATCTTCCGTTACAACACCAGCACCGGTGAGGTGGAGATTCGCTACGGTCGGCCCGAAATGGACGAGTTCCTCTTCAGTGCTCTATCCCAGGTGACGTGGATTCCTGGACTGGAACTGATTCCCGGCGATTTCAACGGGGATGGCTTCACGGACATCTTCCGGTACCGCCCGAGCACGGGCGAGGTGGAGATCCGCTACGGGTCGGCCATCATGACGGAGTTGCTCTTCAGCCCTTCCTCGCAGCAGACGTGGGTTGGAAACCTGAAGATGATTCCCGGCGACTTCAACGGGGATGGCTATACGGACATCTTCCGCTACTACATGCCTACGGGCGAGGTGGAGATTCGCTACGGCAACTCTGGAATGGGCGCACTGAGCTTCAGTGCCACCTCGCAGGAGACCTGGGTTTC
- a CDS encoding PLP-dependent aminotransferase family protein, with protein sequence MGAVAHKAKLYEQVAERLADAISAGTLQPGDRLPSVRQLSLRERVSISTVLQAYLHLESLGLIETRPQSGHYVRRRERPRLAEPQVSRPASSATAVTVSGLVASVYRSMGDAHMVKLGAASPAPELLPVRRLYRELNALSRESRDRSIQYDALPGCPELRQQLARRSMDWGCSLAADDFITTFGASEAIHLCLLAVARPGDTIAIESPAYYGTLQSIEALGLRALEIPCCPRNGMQMEALEAALTRRRIAAVLAVPSFSNPVGSCMPDVRRQRLVNLLDAHDVPLIEDDIYGDLHFGAERPRACKAFDTRGNVLLCSSFSKTLAPGFRVGYVAPGRFRERVELLKFSTSVTTATVPQYAIARFLQNGGYDRHLRSLRRRLAAQVERMAEAVAEFFPEGTRVTRPSGGALLWVELPRQVDSLALSAKALEAGISIAPGPIFSARMDSYRHCFRLNCGHPWTPRIEAAISTLGALARSLT encoded by the coding sequence ATGGGCGCGGTGGCACACAAAGCAAAGCTCTATGAGCAGGTGGCCGAGCGGCTCGCGGATGCCATCTCCGCGGGCACCTTGCAGCCTGGAGACAGGCTGCCGTCCGTGCGGCAGCTCAGCCTGCGCGAGCGGGTGAGCATCTCCACGGTCCTCCAGGCCTACCTGCACCTGGAGTCCCTGGGGCTCATCGAGACGCGCCCCCAGTCCGGCCACTACGTGCGCCGCCGTGAGCGGCCCCGGTTGGCGGAGCCCCAGGTGTCCCGGCCCGCGTCCAGCGCCACCGCTGTCACCGTCAGCGGGCTCGTCGCGAGCGTCTACCGGTCCATGGGGGATGCCCACATGGTCAAGCTGGGCGCCGCCTCGCCCGCGCCGGAGCTGCTGCCCGTCCGCAGGCTGTACCGCGAGCTGAACGCGCTCAGCCGCGAATCGCGCGACCGGAGCATCCAGTACGACGCGCTGCCCGGGTGTCCGGAGCTGCGCCAGCAGCTCGCGCGCCGCTCCATGGACTGGGGCTGCTCGCTGGCCGCGGACGACTTCATCACCACCTTCGGCGCGTCCGAGGCCATCCACCTGTGCCTGCTCGCGGTGGCCCGCCCGGGAGACACCATCGCCATCGAGTCCCCCGCGTACTACGGAACGCTGCAGTCCATCGAAGCGCTGGGCCTGCGCGCGCTGGAGATTCCCTGCTGCCCACGCAACGGCATGCAGATGGAGGCGCTGGAGGCGGCGCTGACGCGGCGGCGCATCGCCGCGGTGCTGGCGGTGCCCAGCTTCAGCAATCCGGTGGGCAGCTGCATGCCCGACGTGCGGCGCCAGCGGCTGGTGAACCTGCTGGATGCTCACGACGTGCCGCTCATCGAGGACGACATCTACGGCGACCTGCACTTCGGCGCCGAGCGTCCGCGCGCATGCAAGGCATTCGACACGCGCGGCAACGTGCTGCTGTGCAGCTCGTTCTCGAAGACGCTCGCGCCGGGCTTCCGCGTGGGCTACGTGGCGCCGGGCCGCTTCCGGGAGCGGGTGGAGTTGCTCAAGTTCTCCACCTCCGTGACGACCGCCACCGTGCCCCAGTATGCGATTGCGCGCTTCCTTCAGAATGGAGGCTATGACAGACACCTGCGCTCCTTGCGCCGTCGGCTCGCCGCGCAGGTGGAGCGCATGGCCGAGGCCGTGGCGGAGTTCTTCCCCGAAGGCACGCGCGTGACGCGGCCCTCGGGTGGCGCGCTGCTCTGGGTGGAGCTGCCGCGGCAGGTGGACTCGCTGGCGTTGAGTGCGAAGGCCCTGGAAGCGGGCATCAGCATCGCCCCGGGGCCCATCTTCTCCGCGCGGATGGATTCCTATCGCCACTGCTTCCGGCTGAACTGTGGCCACCCGTGGACGCCGCGCATCGAGGCGGCCATCTCCACGCTGGGGGCGCTGGCGCGCAGCCTGACCTGA
- a CDS encoding DUF2917 domain-containing protein, which produces MWDWMRTVVSGLRFEAAPARNMGPVHLAQGALWSERTRSGHPLTLTCREGMLWLTCEGDAKDYVLHPGDTLRMERSGHVVVQALKPSRFCLMQRAPVHTPCTPPVRKHEGLVR; this is translated from the coding sequence ATGTGGGACTGGATGAGGACGGTGGTGAGCGGGCTTCGGTTCGAAGCAGCGCCAGCGCGGAACATGGGCCCGGTTCACCTGGCCCAGGGCGCCTTGTGGAGCGAGCGCACCCGGAGCGGACATCCCCTGACGCTGACGTGTCGCGAAGGCATGCTGTGGCTCACCTGCGAGGGCGATGCGAAAGACTACGTGCTGCACCCCGGCGACACGCTGCGCATGGAGCGCTCCGGGCACGTGGTGGTGCAGGCGCTGAAGCCCTCGCGCTTCTGCCTGATGCAGCGCGCTCCGGTCCATACGCCGTGCACGCCTCCCGTGAGGAAGCATGAGGGGCTCGTCCGATAG
- a CDS encoding PD40 domain-containing protein — protein sequence MAGMSSMRGVLLMMTLWELGCGAHGGRPAEALESHGGTCTPELYGAGLFTTGAWDFFMAFSPDQRRVLFGRADDRFQHYTLYETQRTDEGHWSRPVLPRFATEWSNADPHFSPDGRTVYFISNRPEPGEQGPRSSYDIWTASLDTDGAWEDARRLPAPVNDKHRDEWSPAVAANGNLYFGGERDGTLGGSDLWVSRWVDGAYQPPENLGPAINSSVHELEPWIAPDESYLIFSALRREDGLGGYDLFLSRKVDGAWTPARRLCEGINTPASDYNHSVSPDGKWLYFSSTRPFTGDVGARFDAPRDDSAVQGIGRGTGDMYRIPMSALGL from the coding sequence ATGGCGGGGATGTCGTCGATGCGAGGCGTGCTCTTGATGATGACGCTCTGGGAGCTGGGCTGTGGCGCACACGGTGGACGGCCCGCGGAGGCGCTGGAGAGTCACGGGGGCACCTGCACGCCTGAACTCTACGGCGCGGGGCTCTTCACCACCGGGGCCTGGGACTTCTTCATGGCCTTCTCTCCAGACCAGCGACGCGTGCTCTTTGGAAGGGCAGATGACCGTTTCCAACACTATACGCTCTACGAAACGCAGCGGACCGATGAAGGGCACTGGTCCCGTCCGGTGCTCCCGCGCTTCGCCACCGAGTGGAGCAACGCGGACCCACACTTCTCACCCGACGGGCGCACGGTGTACTTCATCTCCAACCGTCCCGAGCCTGGGGAGCAAGGCCCCCGCAGCTCGTATGACATCTGGACCGCGTCGCTGGACACCGACGGAGCATGGGAGGACGCGCGACGCCTTCCGGCTCCCGTCAACGACAAGCACCGCGACGAGTGGTCACCGGCCGTGGCCGCCAATGGCAATCTCTACTTCGGGGGTGAGCGAGACGGCACATTGGGTGGCAGCGACCTCTGGGTCTCCCGCTGGGTCGACGGCGCCTACCAGCCGCCAGAGAACCTGGGGCCCGCCATCAATTCGTCGGTCCATGAGCTCGAGCCGTGGATTGCGCCTGATGAGAGCTACCTCATCTTCAGTGCACTGCGGCGGGAAGACGGCCTGGGCGGATACGACTTGTTCCTCAGCCGCAAGGTGGATGGCGCATGGACACCTGCACGCCGGCTCTGCGAAGGCATCAACACGCCCGCGAGCGACTACAACCACAGCGTCTCCCCCGACGGAAAGTGGCTCTACTTCAGCAGCACGCGCCCCTTCACGGGCGACGTGGGGGCACGTTTCGATGCGCCACGGGATGACAGCGCCGTCCAGGGCATTGGCCGCGGCACGGGGGACATGTACCGCATCCCCATGAGCGCGCTGGGGTTGTGA
- a CDS encoding helix-turn-helix domain-containing protein gives MLPERAPGYHALSEGESFDISDCVCRAGARSPIFGGEHAQVCISVVLSGVFHVRSPEGAAVVGPGALVLGNRSAPYEFRHVDDGGDRSLVIECSDALLDDALRSLGRSHRGTRPFARVCAPASLTSVNAVLLARQALESGQVEDLREAALAVVDAGVTLGSNPTETRVEVSDLQARRVARVLRYLESRFMEDCSLDTLADVAGLTSFHFLRMFRAVTGQTPRQLVIATRLGVAASALRGSRARITDVALEAGFGDLSHFTTSFTRAFGLSPRAYRARALKHA, from the coding sequence GTGCTTCCCGAACGGGCTCCCGGCTATCACGCGCTCAGCGAGGGCGAGTCCTTCGACATCAGTGACTGTGTCTGTCGAGCAGGCGCCCGCAGCCCCATCTTCGGCGGCGAGCACGCACAGGTCTGCATCAGTGTCGTGCTGTCCGGCGTGTTCCATGTCCGGAGCCCCGAGGGGGCCGCGGTGGTGGGGCCGGGCGCGCTGGTGCTCGGGAACCGGTCGGCGCCCTATGAGTTCCGGCACGTCGATGATGGAGGAGACCGCTCGCTCGTCATCGAGTGCTCCGACGCGCTGCTGGACGATGCCCTCCGCTCGCTGGGGCGTTCCCATCGAGGAACGCGCCCCTTCGCGCGCGTCTGCGCTCCGGCGTCGCTCACATCGGTGAACGCAGTGCTCCTGGCGCGACAAGCACTCGAGAGTGGCCAGGTGGAGGACCTGCGAGAGGCGGCACTGGCGGTGGTGGATGCGGGGGTGACGCTGGGAAGCAACCCGACGGAGACACGGGTGGAGGTCTCCGACCTTCAGGCGCGCAGAGTGGCTCGGGTCCTGCGGTATCTCGAATCAAGGTTCATGGAGGACTGCTCGCTGGACACGCTCGCGGACGTCGCGGGGCTCACGAGCTTTCACTTCCTGCGCATGTTCCGAGCCGTGACGGGACAGACACCCCGCCAGCTCGTCATCGCCACGCGGCTTGGCGTGGCGGCCTCGGCGCTGCGCGGCAGCCGTGCGCGAATCACCGACGTCGCCCTGGAAGCCGGCTTCGGGGACCTGTCCCACTTCACGACGAGCTTCACGCGAGCGTTCGGTCTCTCGCCTCGTGCCTACCGCGCTCGCGCGCTCAAGCACGCCTGA
- a CDS encoding class I SAM-dependent methyltransferase produces the protein MAHDHHHPAHHIVPGFGADRAAHYDAQASVALAGTQALYELGVSTLTAQLDGQDAASLLFVGVGTGAELMPYTRFDVPGWRFTGVDPSDAMLDVAQKRLEAEGLLSRTHLHHGELHTLPSGPLFDGAQMMGVLHHVEGEAARLDLLREVARRLKPGAPLVVGCRIGMDPELLNVELRRWRAYGTPREELERRRERFMTLRPIESDAALFAMLAHAGLVAPKPIFVSLQFKVFLARYAP, from the coding sequence ATGGCTCACGACCACCACCATCCCGCCCACCACATCGTTCCAGGATTTGGCGCGGACCGCGCCGCTCACTACGACGCCCAGGCGTCCGTCGCGCTCGCGGGCACCCAGGCCCTGTATGAACTCGGCGTCAGCACGCTGACGGCCCAGCTCGACGGCCAGGACGCGGCCTCGCTACTCTTCGTGGGAGTGGGCACGGGTGCGGAGTTGATGCCCTACACCCGCTTCGACGTCCCCGGCTGGCGCTTCACGGGCGTGGACCCCTCCGACGCCATGCTCGACGTCGCGCAAAAGCGCCTGGAGGCGGAGGGCCTCCTCTCGCGCACGCACCTGCACCACGGCGAGCTCCACACGCTCCCGTCCGGCCCCCTCTTTGATGGCGCGCAGATGATGGGCGTCCTCCACCACGTGGAGGGTGAAGCAGCCCGCCTCGATTTGCTCCGGGAAGTCGCCCGTCGGCTCAAGCCCGGAGCCCCTCTCGTCGTGGGCTGCCGCATCGGCATGGACCCCGAGCTGTTGAACGTGGAGCTCCGGCGATGGCGGGCCTATGGCACCCCACGGGAGGAACTGGAGCGCCGGCGCGAGCGCTTCATGACGCTGCGACCCATCGAATCCGATGCCGCCCTGTTCGCGATGCTCGCCCATGCAGGACTGGTCGCGCCGAAGCCGATCTTCGTGTCGCTTCAGTTCAAGGTGTTCCTGGCGCGATACGCGCCCTGA
- the map gene encoding type I methionyl aminopeptidase, translating to MTTAVPRSPPAVLPGPNDTCWCGSGSKYKKCHRGADAAEARKKGPDVLRKGIRPGVISPRREVPLHIPRPDYALTGRPSRKDAGSDIKTPDVIARMRKACKAAAEVLQEVASHVRPGITTDELDAITHEAYIKRGGYPSTLNYHRYPKSLCTSVNEVICHGIPDSRPLEDGDIVNLDVTIYLDGVHGDCSATYFVGNVDEESQRLVRVTRECLEHGIAAVKPGRPISDIGRAIETHATQHGMSVVRAYCGHGIGETFHTALQIPHYYEAEADTVMQPGMIFTVEPMINLGGWGHRTWDDEWTAVTADGSRSAQFEHTLLVTEQGAEILTVA from the coding sequence ATGACTACCGCTGTTCCCCGTTCCCCGCCCGCCGTGCTTCCGGGCCCCAACGACACCTGTTGGTGTGGCAGTGGCAGCAAGTACAAGAAGTGCCACCGCGGCGCGGACGCCGCCGAGGCGCGCAAGAAGGGCCCGGACGTGCTTCGCAAGGGCATCCGCCCGGGCGTCATCAGCCCGCGCCGCGAGGTGCCGCTCCACATCCCCCGTCCGGACTACGCGCTGACGGGCCGTCCGTCGCGCAAGGACGCGGGCTCCGACATCAAGACGCCGGACGTCATCGCCCGCATGCGCAAGGCGTGCAAGGCCGCCGCCGAGGTGCTGCAAGAGGTGGCTTCGCACGTGCGTCCGGGCATCACCACGGACGAGCTGGATGCGATTACCCACGAGGCCTACATCAAGCGGGGCGGGTACCCCAGCACGCTCAACTACCACCGCTACCCGAAGTCGCTCTGCACGTCCGTCAACGAGGTCATCTGCCACGGCATCCCGGACAGCCGGCCGCTGGAGGACGGGGACATCGTCAACCTGGACGTCACCATCTACCTGGATGGTGTGCACGGTGACTGCTCGGCGACGTACTTCGTGGGCAACGTGGACGAGGAGAGCCAGCGGCTGGTGCGCGTGACGCGCGAGTGCCTGGAGCATGGCATCGCGGCGGTGAAGCCGGGCCGGCCCATCAGCGACATCGGCCGCGCCATCGAGACGCATGCCACGCAGCACGGCATGAGCGTGGTGCGCGCGTACTGTGGCCACGGCATCGGCGAGACGTTCCACACCGCGCTCCAGATTCCGCACTACTACGAGGCCGAGGCCGACACCGTCATGCAGCCCGGCATGATTTTCACCGTCGAGCCGATGATCAACCTGGGCGGCTGGGGTCACCGCACCTGGGATGACGAGTGGACCGCCGTCACCGCCGACGGCAGCCGCAGCGCCCAGTTCGAGCACACCCTGCTCGTCACCGAGCAGGGCGCGGAAATCCTCACCGTGGCGTGA
- a CDS encoding TraR/DksA family transcriptional regulator has translation MELLAREAQEALRQRSHRLRARASLGVGGLSFTQAEEQELRDIEEALTRIAHGEFGRCARCGGAIGRHRLRAVPEARHCLTCAALAR, from the coding sequence ATGGAGCTGCTGGCTCGGGAGGCCCAGGAAGCATTGCGGCAACGCAGCCACCGGCTGCGCGCTCGGGCCTCGTTGGGGGTGGGGGGCCTGTCCTTCACCCAGGCGGAGGAGCAGGAGTTGCGGGACATCGAGGAGGCGCTGACGCGCATCGCCCACGGTGAGTTCGGCCGGTGCGCGCGCTGCGGCGGGGCCATTGGCCGGCACCGGCTGCGCGCTGTTCCAGAGGCCCGGCACTGCCTGACGTGTGCCGCCCTGGCGCGCTGA
- a CDS encoding START domain-containing protein, protein MKMSWSGAVLSACVLGLAAGAARAEEAWKTVAEKPYVVKVRARPGSEAKDVWAEGELAASAADVQAVLRDVDAYRHWMPYVKESRILKDLPDEGQLTYTKLDLPVVSSRDYICNVVLESRLAEDGSGVFAQRWQATPDTIPQRRGTVRIRLNEGSWRVEPRGEGKSHAVYRFTVDPAGSIPGFLARMGQKDAVEDTFRAVEKRAREHAASRARAE, encoded by the coding sequence ATGAAGATGTCGTGGAGTGGTGCGGTCCTGTCCGCCTGCGTGCTGGGGCTCGCCGCCGGAGCAGCCCGCGCGGAAGAGGCGTGGAAGACGGTGGCGGAGAAGCCTTACGTGGTGAAGGTCCGCGCGCGCCCGGGCTCCGAGGCCAAGGACGTGTGGGCGGAGGGCGAGCTGGCCGCGAGCGCCGCGGATGTCCAGGCGGTGCTGCGGGACGTGGACGCCTACCGGCACTGGATGCCCTATGTGAAGGAATCCCGCATCCTGAAGGACCTGCCGGACGAGGGGCAGCTCACGTACACGAAGCTGGACCTGCCGGTGGTGTCCTCGCGCGACTACATCTGCAACGTGGTGTTGGAGTCCAGGCTGGCGGAGGACGGCTCGGGCGTGTTCGCGCAGCGCTGGCAGGCGACGCCGGACACCATCCCCCAGCGGCGCGGCACCGTTCGCATCCGGCTCAACGAGGGAAGCTGGCGCGTGGAGCCTCGGGGCGAAGGGAAGTCCCATGCCGTGTACCGCTTCACCGTGGACCCGGCCGGCTCCATCCCTGGCTTCCTGGCGCGCATGGGGCAGAAGGACGCCGTGGAGGACACGTTCCGCGCGGTGGAGAAGCGCGCCCGGGAACACGCCGCATCCCGGGCTCGCGCGGAGTGA
- a CDS encoding glutathione peroxidase: MSQNLYDIPLKSIDGAPQSLGQFKGKVLLVVNVASKCGLTPQYEGLEKLYERKRGEGFEVLGFPANNFLGQEPGSEAEIKAFCTLTYDVKFPLFSKISVVGADKHPLYHALTGAIPDAVGEGPMRSRLQGYGITANPVPEVQWNFEKFLVGRDGRVAARFAPDVAADDARLLSAIDAELAKQA, encoded by the coding sequence ATGAGCCAGAACCTCTACGACATTCCCCTCAAGTCCATCGACGGTGCCCCGCAGTCGCTCGGCCAGTTCAAGGGCAAGGTCCTGCTGGTGGTCAACGTGGCCTCCAAGTGCGGGCTGACGCCGCAGTACGAAGGCCTGGAGAAGCTCTACGAGCGCAAGCGCGGCGAGGGCTTCGAGGTGCTGGGCTTCCCGGCCAACAACTTCCTGGGCCAGGAGCCGGGCAGCGAGGCGGAAATCAAGGCGTTCTGCACGCTGACCTACGACGTGAAGTTCCCGCTGTTCTCCAAGATTTCGGTGGTGGGCGCGGACAAGCACCCGCTCTACCACGCGCTGACGGGCGCCATCCCGGACGCCGTGGGCGAAGGCCCCATGCGCAGCCGGCTCCAGGGCTACGGCATCACCGCCAACCCCGTGCCGGAAGTGCAGTGGAACTTCGAGAAGTTCCTCGTCGGGCGTGACGGCCGCGTCGCCGCGCGTTTCGCGCCGGACGTCGCCGCGGACGATGCGCGGCTGCTGTCCGCCATCGACGCGGAGCTCGCGAAGCAGGCCTGA
- a CDS encoding HAD-IG family 5'-nucleotidase, translated as MSTFIPGPPPERGLFCNRTLNLRAIKAVGYDMDYTLIHYHVEAWERRAYEHIRDRLVEQGWPVADLSFDPELSMRGLIIDTEKGNLLKANRFGFVKKALHGTQAMTFEAQRDEYARTIIDLHEQRWVFLNTLFSLSEACIYAQLVDRLDAGQLPGPMGYSDLYEHVRKNLDATHMQGRLKAEIIADPERYVIDDPETPLALLDQRNAGKKLLLITNSEWAYTEPMMHFAFDRHLPEGMTWRQLFDVVIVSARKPEFFTTRSSLFEVVESSGEALLRPHSGPFKPGTPYFGGSAVELERHLGMSGDQILYVGDHMFGDVHVTKNVLRWRTALILRELEDEVRSIASFRATETRLAERMVVKERLEAESCQIRLELQRRRFQYGPRTDTPSETELLARQATLRTELEALDAELGPLARAATELSNPIWGLLTRAGNDKSHLARQVERYADIYTSRVSNFLFATPFVYLRSPRGSLPHDPSLPGGTPVFGASEAGGGMSGTDGGE; from the coding sequence ATGAGCACGTTCATTCCTGGTCCCCCGCCCGAGCGCGGACTGTTCTGCAACCGCACCCTCAACCTGCGCGCCATCAAGGCGGTGGGTTACGACATGGATTACACGCTCATCCACTACCATGTGGAGGCGTGGGAGCGCCGCGCCTACGAGCACATCCGCGACCGGCTCGTCGAGCAGGGCTGGCCGGTGGCGGACTTGTCGTTCGACCCCGAGCTGTCGATGCGCGGCCTCATCATCGACACGGAGAAGGGCAACCTCCTCAAGGCCAACCGCTTCGGCTTCGTGAAGAAGGCGCTGCACGGCACGCAGGCCATGACCTTCGAGGCCCAGCGCGACGAATACGCGCGCACCATCATCGACCTGCATGAGCAGCGCTGGGTGTTCCTCAACACGCTCTTCTCGCTGTCGGAGGCGTGCATCTACGCGCAGCTCGTGGACCGGCTGGACGCCGGCCAGCTCCCGGGCCCCATGGGCTATTCGGACCTCTACGAGCACGTGCGGAAGAACCTGGACGCCACGCACATGCAGGGGCGGCTGAAGGCGGAAATCATCGCCGACCCGGAGCGCTACGTCATCGACGACCCGGAGACGCCGCTGGCGCTGCTGGACCAGCGCAACGCCGGCAAGAAGCTGCTGCTCATCACCAACAGCGAGTGGGCCTACACCGAGCCCATGATGCACTTCGCCTTCGACCGGCACCTGCCGGAAGGCATGACGTGGCGGCAGCTCTTCGACGTGGTGATTGTCTCCGCGCGCAAGCCGGAGTTCTTCACCACGCGCTCGTCGCTCTTCGAGGTGGTGGAGTCCAGCGGCGAGGCGCTGCTGCGTCCGCACTCGGGCCCCTTCAAGCCGGGCACGCCGTACTTCGGTGGCAGCGCGGTGGAGCTGGAGCGCCACCTGGGCATGAGCGGTGACCAGATTCTCTACGTGGGCGACCACATGTTCGGCGACGTGCACGTGACGAAGAATGTGCTGCGCTGGCGCACGGCGCTCATCCTGCGCGAGCTGGAGGACGAGGTGCGCTCCATCGCCTCGTTCCGCGCCACGGAGACCCGGCTGGCCGAGCGCATGGTGGTGAAGGAGCGGCTGGAGGCGGAGAGCTGCCAGATTCGGCTGGAGCTCCAGCGGCGGCGCTTCCAATACGGCCCGCGCACGGACACGCCGTCGGAGACGGAGCTGCTGGCGCGGCAGGCCACGCTGCGCACGGAGCTGGAGGCGCTGGACGCGGAGCTGGGGCCCCTGGCACGCGCGGCCACCGAGCTGTCCAACCCCATCTGGGGCCTGCTGACACGCGCGGGCAATGACAAGAGCCACCTGGCCCGGCAGGTGGAGCGGTACGCGGACATCTACACGTCGCGTGTGTCCAACTTCCTGTTCGCCACGCCCTTCGTCTACCTGCGCAGCCCGCGCGGCAGCCTCCCGCATGATCCAAGCCTGCCCGGCGG